A single window of Chloracidobacterium sp. DNA harbors:
- a CDS encoding CbbQ/NirQ/NorQ/GpvN family protein yields METAVEQYKVANEPYYLPLKNEVELFEAAYVAKLPAMLKGPTGCGKTRFVEYMAHKLDRPLITVACHEDLSSTDLVGRFLLEGEETVWHDGPLTAAVRAGAICYLDEVVEARKDTVVIIHPLTDDRRRLPIEKRGTVIEAPPEFMLVVSYNPGYQSILKDLKQSTRQRFVAMEFDYPDAEAETEIVAKEGGIDESTAADLVAIGQKVRNLRGHGLEEGVSTRLLIYAAQMIAQGISPIAAAEVAICSPITDDRELQRSIREIVTTII; encoded by the coding sequence ATGGAAACAGCAGTCGAACAGTACAAGGTCGCAAACGAACCGTATTATTTGCCGTTAAAAAACGAGGTCGAGCTTTTCGAAGCCGCTTACGTCGCAAAGCTTCCTGCGATGCTCAAAGGCCCGACGGGCTGCGGCAAGACGCGCTTTGTCGAGTATATGGCGCATAAGTTGGATCGGCCGCTTATCACCGTCGCCTGTCACGAAGACCTTTCATCGACCGATCTCGTCGGCCGCTTTCTGCTCGAGGGCGAAGAGACTGTGTGGCACGACGGCCCTCTGACCGCCGCGGTGCGTGCCGGTGCGATCTGCTATCTCGATGAGGTTGTCGAGGCCCGCAAAGACACAGTCGTCATAATTCATCCGCTGACCGACGATCGCCGCCGTCTGCCGATCGAAAAACGCGGCACCGTGATCGAGGCACCGCCCGAGTTTATGCTCGTCGTGTCGTACAATCCCGGATACCAATCGATACTTAAAGACCTAAAACAATCTACACGTCAGCGTTTCGTGGCAATGGAATTCGACTATCCCGATGCGGAAGCCGAGACCGAGATCGTCGCCAAGGAAGGTGGGATCGACGAATCCACCGCGGCTGACCTGGTGGCGATCGGCCAAAAGGTGCGCAATCTTCGCGGCCATGGCCTCGAAGAGGGTGTCTCGACACGCCTCCTCATCTACGCCGCCCAAATGATCGCCCAAGGCATCTCGCCAATCGCCGCCGCCGAAGTCGCCATCTGCTCACCCATAACCGACGACCGCGAACTCCAACGCTCGATCCGCGAGATCGTGACGACCATTATCTGA
- a CDS encoding NADAR family protein: MLEVQKFYDEFVFVYRKNNEEKFTYGIPPSISQKRSDSLNYPAIWFAPINDPNKPDWEILPQEAKAGEVILSKRNELGILSNFAATPFEMDGKRYASVEGFWQMMLYPEEPDDPRAKDKLVTWKYTREQVAQMTAFEAKAAGTLAEENMKTLGIDWCTFEGKRFLYRSATPGEHYKLILAAMRAKADQNPKVKRILLATGDLILKPDHHGEENPPPEWLYNDIWMQIRKELTADKRK; this comes from the coding sequence ATGCTTGAAGTGCAAAAGTTTTACGATGAGTTTGTCTTCGTATACCGAAAGAATAATGAGGAGAAATTTACTTACGGAATACCGCCTTCGATCTCACAGAAGAGAAGTGATTCGCTGAACTATCCCGCGATCTGGTTCGCGCCGATCAACGACCCAAACAAACCCGACTGGGAGATACTGCCGCAGGAGGCTAAGGCGGGTGAGGTTATTTTGTCGAAGCGGAATGAGCTTGGGATATTGTCGAACTTTGCGGCGACGCCGTTTGAGATGGACGGAAAGCGTTACGCGAGCGTCGAAGGTTTTTGGCAGATGATGCTTTATCCTGAGGAGCCCGACGATCCGCGTGCTAAGGATAAACTTGTGACTTGGAAATACACCCGCGAGCAGGTCGCACAGATGACCGCCTTCGAAGCAAAAGCCGCCGGAACCTTGGCCGAAGAGAACATGAAGACGCTCGGCATCGATTGGTGCACGTTCGAAGGCAAGAGATTTCTTTACCGCTCCGCAACACCCGGCGAGCATTACAAACTCATCCTCGCCGCGATGCGTGCCAAAGCCGACCAAAACCCCAAAGTAAAACGCATCCTCCTCGCGACCGGCGATCTCATCCTAAAACCCGACCACCACGGCGAAGAAAACCCGCCACCTGAGTGGCTTTACAACGACATCTGGATGCAGATAAGAAAGGAATTAACCGCGGATAAACGGAAATGA
- a CDS encoding FAD-dependent oxidoreductase: protein MTKTDRREFLKILGLTTAGIAVGSHGVFGQKLSKRSCIIIGSGLAGLSAAFKLTKAGWSVTILEGRSRLGGRVFSHSMPENKDLTFELGAEWIGEDHERIKALCSDFKIGLQRHQFDDYLQQNGKVSRPGEWGFSSEAKGAFEKMVKGYAKLTKPQQERLDRKDWWTHLSDIGFSREDLILRDLADSTDFGESIRHVSAFGALAEYAENDETRTKNQMDYKMTGGNSRLIEEFTKRIGPENIRTGMKVTDVKQRAGVVTVTAGGESFRADACICTAPVASLRKIKFDTPLSSVQAAAAEKLIYARIIKNSVLYDKRFWKDDNFSLVSDTTSHYYFHSTQNQPGKQGILTAYAVGEKADVLASHDDRRRMNIITRDLTDLDPAAPSLARGITSYAWQRDEYTEGAYALYRPGQWFGIRPLLKVPHGKVLFAGEHLADWQGFMEGAINTGEEAADLLIK from the coding sequence ATGACAAAGACCGATCGCCGAGAATTTCTCAAGATATTAGGCCTCACTACTGCGGGTATCGCAGTTGGTTCGCACGGTGTATTCGGACAGAAGCTGAGTAAAAGGTCGTGCATTATCATTGGTTCCGGTTTGGCCGGGCTGTCGGCGGCATTTAAGTTAACGAAAGCCGGTTGGAGCGTGACCATCCTGGAAGGCCGAAGCCGTCTCGGCGGCCGTGTTTTTTCGCATTCGATGCCCGAGAACAAAGATCTGACATTTGAGCTCGGCGCCGAGTGGATAGGGGAGGATCACGAGCGCATCAAGGCTCTTTGCTCGGACTTTAAGATCGGCCTTCAACGTCATCAGTTCGACGACTATCTGCAGCAGAACGGCAAGGTCTCGCGTCCCGGCGAATGGGGCTTTTCGAGCGAGGCAAAGGGCGCATTTGAAAAGATGGTCAAGGGCTATGCGAAATTAACAAAGCCGCAGCAAGAGCGACTCGACCGCAAGGATTGGTGGACGCACCTTTCAGACATTGGGTTTTCGCGCGAAGATCTGATCCTTCGCGACTTGGCCGACAGCACTGACTTTGGCGAATCGATCCGCCACGTGTCGGCTTTTGGAGCGCTTGCCGAATACGCTGAGAATGACGAGACGCGTACAAAGAATCAGATGGATTATAAGATGACCGGCGGCAATTCGCGGCTGATCGAGGAATTTACAAAGCGCATCGGTCCCGAAAATATACGCACCGGAATGAAGGTGACCGACGTCAAACAGCGGGCCGGCGTGGTTACGGTCACGGCAGGCGGCGAGAGTTTTCGCGCGGATGCATGCATCTGTACGGCTCCGGTTGCGAGTCTTCGCAAGATAAAATTTGACACGCCGCTCTCGTCTGTTCAGGCGGCCGCCGCTGAAAAGCTGATCTATGCACGTATCATTAAGAACTCTGTGCTTTACGACAAACGGTTTTGGAAGGACGATAACTTCTCGCTCGTCTCCGACACGACGTCGCATTACTATTTTCACTCCACCCAAAATCAACCCGGCAAACAGGGCATTTTGACGGCATACGCGGTCGGCGAAAAGGCCGATGTGCTCGCGTCGCACGACGATCGTCGGCGTATGAATATCATCACGCGCGACCTGACGGATCTCGATCCGGCGGCACCTAGCCTCGCACGCGGCATCACGTCATACGCGTGGCAGCGTGACGAATACACCGAGGGAGCCTACGCGCTCTACCGTCCCGGCCAATGGTTCGGCATCCGCCCGCTTCTCAAAGTGCCCCACGGCAAGGTACTATTCGCCGGCGAACACCTCGCCGATTGGCAAGGCTTTATGGAAGGCGCGATCAACACTGGCGAAGAAGCCGCTGACCTGCTGATAAAGTAG